One genomic segment of Chelonia mydas isolate rCheMyd1 chromosome 1, rCheMyd1.pri.v2, whole genome shotgun sequence includes these proteins:
- the RBBP7 gene encoding histone-binding protein RBBP7 isoform X1 yields the protein MANKEMFEDTVEERVINEEYKIWKKNTPFLYDLVMTHALEWPSLTVQWLPDVTRPEGKDYALHWLVLGTHTSDEQNHLVVARVQIPNDDAQFDASHYDSEKGEFGGFGSVTGKIETEIKINHEGEVNRARYMPQNPCIIATKTPSSDVLVFDYTKHPSKPDPSGECNPDLRLRGHQKEGYGLSWNSNLSGHLLSASDDHTVCLWDISAGPKEGKVVDAKAIFTGHSAVVEDVAWHLLHESLFGSVADDQKLMIWDTRSNTTSKPSHSVDAHTAEVNCLSFNPYSEFILATGSADKTVALWDLRNLKLKLHSFESHKDEIFQVHWSPHNETILASSGTDRRLNVWDLSKIGEEQSAEDAEDGPPELLFIHGGHTAKISDFSWNPNEPWVICSVSEDNIMQIWQMAENIYNDEEPDIAASELEGQGT from the exons ATGGCGAATAAAGAGA TGTTCGAGGACACCGTGGAGGAGCGTGTCATCAACGAAGAGTACAAAATCTGGAAGAAGAACACCCCATTCCTGTATGACCTGGTGATGACCCACGCCCTCGAGTGGCCCAGCCTCACGGTGCAGTGGCTGCCTGATGTGACGAG GCCTGAAGGAAAGGATTATGCCCTTCATTGGCTAGTGTTGGGAACACATACCTCCGATGAACAAAACCATTTGGTTGTTGCAAGGGTCCAGATTCCTAATGATGATGCTCAGTTTGATGCGTCTCACTATGATAGTGAGAAGGGAG aaTTTGGTGGCTTTGGATCTGTAACTGGTAAAattgaaactgaaattaaaattaacCATGAAGGTGAAGTAAATCGTGCTCGCTACATGCCCCAGAACCCGTGCATCATTGCTACAAAAACACCTTCCTCTGATGTGCTGGTTTTTGATTACACCAAACATCCATCTAAACCAG ACCCAAGTGGAGAATGTAATCCTGACCTTAGGCTAAGAGGACACCAAAAAGAAGGCTACGGTTTATCATGGAATTCCAATTTGAGTGGACACCTTCTCAGTGCATCTGATGATCAT ACTGTTTGTCTGTGGGATATAAGTGCAGGACCAAAAGAAGGCAAAGTTGTTGATGCTAAAGCAATCTTTACGGGACATTCTGCAGTAGTAGAAGATGTGGCATGGCATCTGCTTCATGAATCTTTATTTGGATCAGTTGCTGATGATCAGAAGCTTATGAT ttgggacacgAGGTCCAATACTACATCCAAGCCAAGTCATTCTGTAGATGCCCATACAGCCGAGGTCAACTGCCTGTCCTTCAATCCCTACAGCGAGTTCATTCTAGCAACTGGTTCTGCTGACAAG ACTGTGGCTTTGTGGGAtctgcgaaaccttaaattaaaactTCATTCTTTTGAGTCTCATAAGGATGAAATCTTTCAG GTTCACTGGTCTCCTCATAATGAAACAATTCTTGCTTCAAGTGGTACTGATCGTCGGCTAAACGTATGGGATCTAAG TAAAATTGGAGAAGAGCAATCTGCAGAGGATGCAGAAGATGGGCCTCCTGAACTTTTG TTTATTCATGGAGGACACACTGCAAAGATTTCAGATTTTAGTTGGAACCCTAACGAACCTTGGGTAATCTGCTCTGTATCTGAGGACAACATAATGCAAATATGGCAAATG GCTGAAAACATTTACAATGATGAAGAACCAGATATAGCAGCGTCAGAACTGGAGGGTCAAGGAACATAA
- the RBBP7 gene encoding histone-binding protein RBBP7 isoform X2, with protein MANKEMFEDTVEERVINEEYKIWKKNTPFLYDLVMTHALEWPSLTVQWLPDVTRPEGKDYALHWLVLGTHTSDEQNHLVVARVQIPNDDAQFDASHYDSEKGEFGGFGSVTGKIETEIKINHEGEVNRARYMPQNPCIIATKTPSSDVLVFDYTKHPSKPDPSGECNPDLRLRGHQKEGYGLSWNSNLSGHLLSASDDHTVALWDLRNLKLKLHSFESHKDEIFQVHWSPHNETILASSGTDRRLNVWDLSKIGEEQSAEDAEDGPPELLFIHGGHTAKISDFSWNPNEPWVICSVSEDNIMQIWQMAENIYNDEEPDIAASELEGQGT; from the exons ATGGCGAATAAAGAGA TGTTCGAGGACACCGTGGAGGAGCGTGTCATCAACGAAGAGTACAAAATCTGGAAGAAGAACACCCCATTCCTGTATGACCTGGTGATGACCCACGCCCTCGAGTGGCCCAGCCTCACGGTGCAGTGGCTGCCTGATGTGACGAG GCCTGAAGGAAAGGATTATGCCCTTCATTGGCTAGTGTTGGGAACACATACCTCCGATGAACAAAACCATTTGGTTGTTGCAAGGGTCCAGATTCCTAATGATGATGCTCAGTTTGATGCGTCTCACTATGATAGTGAGAAGGGAG aaTTTGGTGGCTTTGGATCTGTAACTGGTAAAattgaaactgaaattaaaattaacCATGAAGGTGAAGTAAATCGTGCTCGCTACATGCCCCAGAACCCGTGCATCATTGCTACAAAAACACCTTCCTCTGATGTGCTGGTTTTTGATTACACCAAACATCCATCTAAACCAG ACCCAAGTGGAGAATGTAATCCTGACCTTAGGCTAAGAGGACACCAAAAAGAAGGCTACGGTTTATCATGGAATTCCAATTTGAGTGGACACCTTCTCAGTGCATCTGATGATCAT ACTGTGGCTTTGTGGGAtctgcgaaaccttaaattaaaactTCATTCTTTTGAGTCTCATAAGGATGAAATCTTTCAG GTTCACTGGTCTCCTCATAATGAAACAATTCTTGCTTCAAGTGGTACTGATCGTCGGCTAAACGTATGGGATCTAAG TAAAATTGGAGAAGAGCAATCTGCAGAGGATGCAGAAGATGGGCCTCCTGAACTTTTG TTTATTCATGGAGGACACACTGCAAAGATTTCAGATTTTAGTTGGAACCCTAACGAACCTTGGGTAATCTGCTCTGTATCTGAGGACAACATAATGCAAATATGGCAAATG GCTGAAAACATTTACAATGATGAAGAACCAGATATAGCAGCGTCAGAACTGGAGGGTCAAGGAACATAA